In Chitinivorax sp. PXF-14, the following are encoded in one genomic region:
- a CDS encoding AraC family transcriptional regulator, whose protein sequence is MSGSDYPLPGFYIRQIAEQIQASGGDVGQWLAQNGMTLAQLIDPSLQPAFPQVQQLVRDALAITGEPALGLLVGARLPPNAHGILGYAAMNSGTLREAFELIERYLPVRTTLVNVRHMAHGDEMRLVFEEKLPLDDIARPVLEAVVLTFARLLEAVSAGACRVRVVAFPFAAPDYAALADEMFACPVRYGQDWAGYAFPLAEVDQPLKMADPNAFAEAVAICQRELEKLTRSASLSTRVRRLLLEANGNFPSLAVAARLLYMTQRTLHRHLLQEGTSFKAILEDVRRTRAIEHLKAGNISIQEIAYTLGYTDLANFRRAFKRWEGVPPSEYGKAQQARKAG, encoded by the coding sequence ATGTCTGGATCCGACTATCCCTTGCCTGGTTTCTACATCCGCCAGATCGCCGAACAGATCCAGGCGAGTGGAGGCGATGTCGGGCAATGGCTCGCCCAAAACGGCATGACGCTGGCGCAGCTGATTGATCCATCGCTGCAGCCCGCGTTCCCGCAGGTGCAGCAACTGGTACGCGACGCGCTCGCGATCACCGGCGAGCCCGCGCTGGGCCTGCTGGTTGGCGCCAGGCTGCCGCCCAACGCCCACGGGATTCTCGGCTATGCGGCAATGAACAGCGGCACGCTGCGCGAGGCATTCGAGCTGATCGAGCGCTACCTGCCGGTGCGCACCACGCTCGTCAACGTCCGCCATATGGCCCATGGCGACGAGATGCGGCTCGTCTTCGAAGAGAAACTGCCGCTCGACGATATCGCCCGGCCGGTGCTCGAAGCCGTCGTACTGACCTTTGCGCGGCTGCTCGAAGCCGTCAGTGCCGGCGCCTGCCGGGTCCGCGTCGTCGCCTTCCCGTTTGCCGCGCCGGACTACGCGGCGCTGGCGGATGAGATGTTCGCCTGCCCGGTGCGCTACGGCCAGGATTGGGCTGGCTACGCCTTCCCGCTGGCCGAGGTCGACCAGCCGCTCAAGATGGCCGACCCGAACGCCTTTGCCGAAGCCGTGGCGATCTGCCAGCGCGAGCTCGAAAAGCTCACGCGCTCGGCCTCGCTAAGCACCCGCGTGCGCCGGCTGCTGCTGGAGGCAAACGGCAATTTCCCGTCACTTGCCGTCGCCGCGCGCCTGCTCTACATGACGCAGCGCACACTGCACCGCCACCTGCTGCAGGAAGGGACATCGTTCAAGGCCATCCTGGAGGATGTCCGGCGGACACGCGCGATAGAGCACCTGAAGGCCGGCAATATCAGCATCCAGGAGATCGCCTACACGCTCGGCTACACCGATCTGGCGAATTTCCGCCGCGCCTTCAAGCGCTGGGAAGGCGTGCCGCCGTCCGAATATGGCAAGGCGCAGCAGGCGCGCAAGGCGGGTTGA
- a CDS encoding DUF4231 domain-containing protein: MKPTEPTSAAERALRRCDELIAWYERQKRTQRLLDNTLQTLVVLAAGTTAFAAAIDGLEKWAVVLPAVVTTVATGLSTTFRFRNKYVNFASAAERLKWVKLRYAVRTERDPKDAKSLEDLVNNMEAIVSAELSEWREGLLTGNIAGKQIEQAAK, translated from the coding sequence ATGAAGCCCACCGAACCCACGTCTGCCGCCGAGCGCGCGCTTCGTCGCTGCGATGAGCTGATTGCCTGGTACGAAAGGCAAAAACGTACACAACGCCTACTCGACAATACGCTCCAGACCTTGGTTGTTCTGGCTGCCGGCACAACGGCCTTTGCCGCTGCGATCGACGGCCTGGAGAAGTGGGCCGTGGTGCTGCCGGCGGTGGTGACAACCGTTGCAACGGGGTTGAGCACGACGTTTCGCTTTAGAAACAAGTACGTCAACTTTGCCTCTGCCGCAGAGCGGCTGAAGTGGGTGAAGTTGCGCTACGCTGTCCGCACCGAACGTGACCCCAAGGATGCGAAGTCACTCGAAGACCTGGTAAACAATATGGAAGCCATCGTCTCCGCCGAGCTGTCCGAGTGGCGGGAGGGGCTTCTCACTGGCAACATCGCGGGGAAGCAGATCGAGCAAGCAGCCAAATAG
- a CDS encoding dihydrofolate reductase family protein → MARVRVEGFTISLDGYGAGPDQDLDNPLGVGGTELHQWLIPTRTFLRALFGKDGGTTGVDDDFAARGFDRVGAWILGRNMFGPIRGDWADSNWKGWWGDNPPYHVPVFVLTHHARAPIEMEGGTTFHFITGGMHEALDRAREAAAGLDVRIGGGPATIRQYLREGLIDELHIAISPVLLGRGEPLFEGLDLRTLGYECVESVASEKATHVVLRRTARTGA, encoded by the coding sequence ATGGCACGTGTCCGCGTTGAAGGTTTCACCATTTCGCTCGACGGGTACGGCGCCGGCCCGGATCAAGACCTCGACAACCCGCTCGGCGTGGGCGGGACGGAGCTGCACCAGTGGCTCATCCCGACCCGCACCTTCCTGCGGGCCCTGTTCGGCAAGGACGGCGGCACGACCGGCGTCGACGATGATTTCGCCGCCCGTGGCTTTGACCGTGTCGGGGCCTGGATACTCGGTAGGAACATGTTCGGCCCGATTCGTGGCGACTGGGCGGACAGCAACTGGAAAGGCTGGTGGGGCGACAATCCGCCGTATCACGTGCCCGTCTTCGTCCTGACCCATCATGCGCGTGCCCCCATCGAGATGGAAGGCGGCACGACCTTCCACTTCATCACGGGCGGCATGCACGAGGCGCTCGACCGTGCACGCGAGGCCGCGGCCGGGCTGGACGTGCGGATAGGCGGCGGGCCGGCCACCATCCGGCAATATCTGCGCGAGGGCCTGATCGATGAGCTGCACATCGCGATCTCGCCGGTGCTGCTCGGCCGAGGGGAGCCGCTGTTCGAAGGGTTGGACTTGCGGACGCTGGGCTACGAGTGCGTTGAATCCGTCGCATCGGAGAAGGCTACGCATGTCGTGCTGCGGCGCACAGCGCGCACAGGCGCTTGA
- a CDS encoding putative 2-aminoethylphosphonate ABC transporter substrate-binding protein, giving the protein MLSLSRITAAVLALAASHAFADATLTVYTALEADQLKAYQQKFEEENPSIKIKWVRDSTGIITAKLLAEKANPQADVVMGVAASSLLVLEKEGMLQGYAPKDVGKLSKGYVDDATPPAWVGMDVWASTICFNTVEAAKQGLKKPESWKDLLKPEYRGKIVMPNPASSGTGYFDVTAWLKLYGDKEGWSYMDKLHDNIAQYTHSGSKPCKQVAAGEFPVGISFEYRAAKLKEGGAPIDLVFPKEGLGWDVEATGIMKGTRNLDAARRLADWSASRSANELYEKNFAVVAMPGVAKPNAFIPANYEQMLIKQDLRWSASNRDTILAEWTKRYDAKSEPRK; this is encoded by the coding sequence ATGTTGTCTCTCTCCCGCATCACCGCCGCCGTGCTCGCACTGGCTGCCTCTCACGCCTTCGCCGACGCCACGCTGACCGTCTACACCGCGCTCGAAGCGGACCAGCTCAAGGCATACCAGCAGAAATTCGAAGAAGAAAACCCGAGCATCAAGATCAAGTGGGTGCGCGACTCCACCGGCATCATCACCGCCAAGTTGCTGGCCGAAAAAGCCAACCCGCAGGCCGACGTGGTGATGGGCGTCGCGGCCTCGTCGCTGCTGGTACTCGAAAAGGAAGGCATGCTGCAGGGCTACGCGCCTAAGGATGTCGGCAAGCTCAGCAAGGGCTATGTCGATGACGCCACCCCGCCGGCCTGGGTCGGCATGGACGTGTGGGCTTCGACCATCTGCTTCAACACTGTCGAAGCCGCCAAACAGGGCCTGAAGAAGCCGGAATCGTGGAAGGACCTGCTCAAGCCTGAATACCGCGGCAAGATCGTCATGCCCAACCCGGCCTCCAGCGGCACCGGCTATTTCGACGTGACCGCGTGGCTCAAGCTGTACGGCGACAAGGAAGGCTGGAGCTATATGGACAAGCTGCACGACAACATCGCGCAGTACACCCATTCGGGCTCGAAGCCGTGCAAGCAGGTGGCTGCTGGCGAGTTTCCGGTCGGCATCTCGTTCGAATACCGCGCGGCCAAGCTGAAGGAAGGCGGCGCGCCGATCGATCTGGTGTTCCCGAAGGAAGGCCTGGGCTGGGATGTCGAAGCCACCGGCATCATGAAGGGCACCAGGAATCTCGATGCCGCCCGCCGCCTGGCCGACTGGTCCGCTTCGCGCTCGGCCAACGAGCTGTACGAGAAGAACTTCGCCGTGGTGGCCATGCCTGGCGTCGCCAAGCCGAACGCCTTCATCCCGGCCAATTACGAGCAGATGCTGATCAAGCAGGACCTGCGCTGGTCCGCATCGAAC
- a CDS encoding fatty acid desaturase, with amino-acid sequence MLTTRSRQGPNTAHINGRPITVAPDETLLQAALREGIAFPHSCRVGGCANCKCKLAEGKVKELTETTYILSDEELDQGFILACQSVPRSDVRIEVDLAGAVPRQQVSGKVVGQSKLTHDITRLQVQLDTPLDYQAGQFADISIGSLPSISRSYSFATPPQADGRVEFFVRKVPGGVFSTAINERELIGETVRVDGPAGDFWLREGRTPLLLVAGGSGLAPILALLQQAAQDGCSRPVALLFGARTERDLYALDEIEAIRRSWRGDFRFVPVLSEAGPNDGWAGERGLVTDHLQRHLADGADVYLCGPPVMIDTAEKRLQRGGVGPKRIHADRFLTRQDTPAKSQPARQAAPVLPKTSAANDAGLFDYLKYFLFHGIAMLAVLCILAGGQYTTYGLLTVLGFYFIGDAIAGDDLSTPNYRHPGILTVQLWLALPLLSLIVFSAVWSVSPGDPLGFGAMISGLSGIDVLALRNATGIGHHVSAILLTGLMIGMIGTITAHELTHRTWDPISMLVGRWLLAFSFDTVFAIEHVYGHHRYVSTEHDPATAPRGRNVYYHVLASTIMSNVSAWKIEKRRLQRRGYGLFSYHNAFLRGHLMSVLLLLGAWYIGGPVAAGFFTLCALWGKALLEIVNYMEHYGMVRNPETPVQPRHSWNTTRRISSWSMFNLTRHSHHHAQGEVPYQDLKPFPDAPTMVGGYLTTILVAMIPPLWHALMTPKVLAWDRDYATEEERQLAKRANQRSGISRLRAAA; translated from the coding sequence ATGCTGACAACAAGATCCCGCCAGGGGCCCAATACCGCCCACATCAATGGCCGGCCGATCACGGTGGCGCCGGACGAAACGCTGCTGCAGGCCGCGCTGCGCGAAGGCATTGCCTTTCCGCACAGCTGCCGCGTCGGCGGCTGCGCCAACTGCAAGTGCAAGCTGGCCGAGGGCAAGGTCAAAGAGTTGACCGAGACCACCTATATCCTCAGCGACGAGGAGCTCGACCAGGGTTTCATCCTGGCTTGCCAGAGCGTGCCGCGCAGCGATGTGCGCATCGAAGTCGACCTGGCGGGCGCAGTGCCGCGCCAGCAGGTGAGCGGCAAGGTGGTGGGCCAGAGCAAGCTGACCCACGATATCACCCGCCTGCAGGTGCAGCTCGACACGCCGCTGGACTACCAGGCCGGCCAGTTCGCCGATATCAGCATCGGCTCGCTGCCGAGCATCAGCCGTAGCTACTCGTTCGCCACCCCGCCGCAGGCCGATGGCCGCGTGGAATTCTTCGTGCGCAAGGTGCCGGGCGGCGTGTTCTCGACGGCCATCAATGAGCGCGAGCTGATTGGCGAAACCGTCCGTGTGGATGGCCCCGCAGGCGACTTCTGGCTGCGCGAAGGGCGTACCCCGCTGCTGCTGGTGGCGGGAGGCAGCGGCCTCGCACCGATCCTGGCGCTGTTGCAGCAGGCCGCGCAGGACGGCTGCTCGCGGCCGGTGGCGCTGCTGTTCGGCGCCCGCACCGAGCGCGACCTGTATGCGCTCGACGAGATCGAGGCCATCCGCCGCAGCTGGCGCGGTGATTTCCGTTTTGTGCCGGTGCTCTCCGAAGCTGGCCCCAATGACGGCTGGGCCGGCGAACGCGGGCTGGTCACCGATCACCTGCAACGGCATCTCGCCGACGGCGCGGACGTCTATCTGTGCGGCCCGCCGGTGATGATCGATACGGCGGAGAAGCGGCTGCAGAGAGGTGGTGTCGGGCCAAAGCGCATCCATGCCGACCGTTTCCTGACACGGCAGGACACACCAGCCAAGAGCCAGCCGGCACGCCAGGCAGCGCCTGTCTTGCCCAAGACTTCGGCGGCGAACGACGCGGGGCTGTTCGATTACCTCAAGTACTTCCTGTTCCATGGCATCGCCATGCTGGCCGTGCTGTGCATCCTGGCCGGCGGCCAGTACACCACTTATGGCCTGCTGACGGTGCTCGGCTTCTACTTCATCGGCGACGCGATCGCCGGCGACGATCTGTCCACGCCAAACTACCGCCACCCCGGCATATTGACGGTGCAGCTGTGGCTCGCGCTGCCGCTGTTGTCGCTGATCGTGTTCTCCGCAGTCTGGAGCGTGAGCCCGGGCGATCCGCTAGGCTTTGGCGCCATGATCAGCGGGCTCAGCGGCATCGATGTGCTGGCGCTGCGCAACGCGACCGGCATCGGCCACCATGTGTCGGCCATCCTGCTGACCGGCCTGATGATCGGCATGATCGGCACCATCACCGCCCACGAGCTGACGCACCGCACTTGGGACCCGATCTCGATGCTGGTCGGCCGCTGGCTGCTGGCATTCAGCTTCGACACGGTCTTCGCGATCGAGCACGTGTACGGTCATCACCGTTATGTCTCCACCGAGCATGACCCGGCCACCGCGCCGCGCGGCCGCAATGTCTACTACCACGTGCTGGCCTCGACCATCATGAGCAACGTCAGCGCCTGGAAGATCGAAAAGCGCCGCCTGCAGCGCCGTGGCTATGGCCTGTTCTCGTACCACAACGCCTTCCTGCGCGGCCACCTGATGAGCGTGCTGCTGTTGCTGGGCGCCTGGTACATCGGCGGGCCGGTGGCTGCGGGCTTCTTCACCCTGTGCGCATTGTGGGGCAAGGCATTGCTCGAAATCGTCAACTACATGGAGCACTACGGCATGGTGCGCAATCCGGAGACACCGGTGCAGCCGCGCCACTCGTGGAACACCACCCGCCGCATCAGCTCCTGGTCGATGTTCAACCTGACGCGCCACTCGCACCACCACGCCCAGGGCGAGGTGCCCTACCAGGACCTGAAGCCGTTCCCCGATGCACCGACCATGGTCGGCGGCTACCTGACCACCATCCTGGTGGCGATGATCCCGCCGCTGTGGCATGCGCTGATGACGCCGAAGGTGCTGGCCTGGGACCGCGATTACGCCACCGAGGAAGAGCGCCAGCTGGCGAAGCGCGCCAACCAGCGCAGCGGCATCAGCAGATTGCGGGCGGCAGCCTGA
- the phnF gene encoding phosphonate metabolism transcriptional regulator PhnF, translated as MSSRATRPSGTPLWVQIETTLRDDILKRRLHGRLPNEQALAERFEVNRHTVRQAVQALQAKGLVRIEHGRGTFVQEEMIDYRLGRSSRFSHSLASQHLVSDVAVQSWAEIAAAGDVAALLGVEPGTALLRVESHDLADGRVVSVCTQYFPLPRFAGFIEVYGACGSAAEAFARFGIGAFSRTMSRISARLPRPEVARALQQGKTQPVLYVESVYADAAGTPIEYGITRFGGDAVQIVVEPD; from the coding sequence ATGAGCAGCCGTGCCACGCGCCCAAGCGGAACGCCGTTGTGGGTTCAGATCGAAACCACACTCCGCGACGACATCCTCAAGCGCCGGCTGCATGGCCGGCTGCCCAACGAGCAGGCGCTGGCCGAGCGTTTCGAGGTCAATCGCCACACGGTGCGGCAGGCGGTGCAGGCGCTGCAGGCCAAGGGCCTGGTGCGCATCGAGCATGGCCGCGGCACCTTCGTCCAGGAAGAAATGATCGACTACCGGCTCGGCCGGTCGAGCCGCTTCTCGCATAGCCTGGCCAGCCAGCATCTGGTCAGCGACGTGGCGGTGCAGTCCTGGGCCGAGATCGCGGCGGCAGGCGACGTGGCCGCGCTGCTCGGCGTCGAGCCCGGCACGGCGCTGCTGCGCGTCGAATCACACGATCTGGCGGATGGCCGCGTGGTCAGCGTGTGCACGCAGTATTTCCCTCTGCCGCGCTTTGCCGGTTTCATCGAGGTTTACGGCGCTTGCGGCAGCGCAGCCGAGGCCTTTGCCCGCTTCGGCATCGGTGCGTTCTCCCGCACCATGAGCCGCATCAGCGCGCGGCTGCCGCGCCCCGAGGTGGCGCGCGCGCTGCAGCAAGGCAAGACCCAGCCCGTGCTGTATGTCGAGAGCGTCTATGCCGATGCGGCGGGGACGCCGATCGAATACGGCATCACGCGCTTTGGCGGCGACGCGGTGCAAATCGTCGTGGAGCCAGACTGA